From Pelosinus fermentans DSM 17108, the proteins below share one genomic window:
- a CDS encoding DUF1413 domain-containing protein — MTLQEDEHILYIKILSEMRQRRSNEDTSEFSLPDLFSEEEWFEVPNSSRLKLGKLFKQKVDENLIQNVVFSYMNKKNWAVYKMIF; from the coding sequence ATGACTCTCCAAGAAGATGAACATATTTTATATATCAAAATCCTATCGGAAATGCGACAAAGGCGTAGCAATGAAGATACTTCTGAATTTTCACTACCTGATCTCTTTTCAGAAGAGGAATGGTTTGAAGTACCTAATTCTTCACGATTGAAACTTGGAAAATTATTCAAACAAAAAGTTGATGAAAATTTGATCCAAAATGTAGTTTTTTCTTATATGAATAAAAAAAATTGGGCCGTCTATAAAATGATCTTTTAA
- a CDS encoding iron-containing alcohol dehydrogenase, protein MKNFEYYAPTKVIFGKDAQMQTGSLIQALNCKKVLVHFGGGSAKKSGLLDNVFASLTAAGIDYVTLGGVVPNPRLSKVYEGIELCKKEKVDFILAVGGGSVIDSAKAIGYGITNDCDVWDLYDGKAQATGCLPIGVILTISAAGSEMSNSSVITKEEGGLKRGCNTDYARCKFAIMNPELTYTLPQYQTESGCTDILMHTMERYFTMERSMEVTDSISEGLMRTVIRNAKILMKEPQNYDARAEIMWAGSLSHNGLTGCGSVGDWACHQLEHELGGMFDVAHGAGLSAVWGSWARYVYKTNAMRFAQFAVNVLGMLNDFSNPEKTALEGINAMEDFYRFIGMPTSIREMGVELTDEQIHELAYKCSFKNTRTIGNFQILNMEDIGKIYSMAR, encoded by the coding sequence ATGAAAAATTTCGAATATTATGCCCCTACTAAAGTGATTTTTGGTAAGGATGCACAAATGCAGACGGGAAGCCTTATTCAAGCCCTGAATTGTAAAAAAGTGTTGGTTCACTTTGGAGGCGGCAGTGCTAAAAAATCTGGTTTACTGGATAACGTTTTTGCTTCCCTCACAGCAGCAGGGATTGATTATGTAACTTTGGGTGGAGTTGTACCCAATCCCAGGCTTTCTAAAGTGTACGAAGGCATTGAACTGTGCAAAAAAGAGAAGGTTGACTTTATTTTAGCTGTGGGCGGTGGCAGCGTTATTGATTCAGCCAAAGCCATCGGTTACGGCATAACAAATGACTGTGACGTGTGGGATTTATATGATGGCAAGGCACAGGCGACTGGCTGCCTGCCAATCGGCGTCATTTTGACTATTTCGGCTGCAGGTAGTGAAATGAGCAATTCCTCTGTAATAACCAAGGAAGAAGGGGGGCTAAAAAGAGGCTGTAATACTGACTATGCACGATGTAAATTTGCTATTATGAATCCGGAGTTAACCTATACGTTACCTCAGTATCAGACGGAAAGTGGTTGTACCGATATCTTGATGCATACCATGGAGCGTTACTTCACTATGGAAAGAAGTATGGAAGTAACAGATAGTATCAGCGAAGGCTTAATGAGGACCGTGATACGAAATGCAAAGATACTAATGAAGGAACCCCAAAATTATGATGCACGAGCAGAAATCATGTGGGCTGGAAGTCTTTCTCATAACGGTTTGACAGGGTGCGGTTCTGTTGGTGACTGGGCGTGTCATCAATTAGAGCATGAGTTAGGCGGCATGTTTGATGTAGCGCATGGCGCAGGCCTGTCAGCAGTGTGGGGAAGTTGGGCGCGTTATGTATACAAGACAAATGCAATGCGTTTTGCACAGTTTGCGGTGAATGTACTAGGCATGCTCAATGATTTCAGTAATCCCGAAAAGACCGCTTTAGAAGGTATCAATGCTATGGAGGATTTTTATCGATTTATCGGTATGCCTACCTCTATCCGGGAAATGGGTGTTGAGCTAACAGACGAGCAGATTCATGAATTGGCTTATAAGTGCAGCTTTAAAAATACCAGAACCATCGGCAATTTCCAGATTCTCAATATGGAGGATATCGGCAAAATTTATTCCATGGCTCGATAA
- a CDS encoding AEC family transporter, which translates to MQKGFYMPIFFHILNHNITPIFILITLGFILSKKFTLDIPSLSKLLFYLLVPSFIFVNLYEAILKIEMLKIFFCGVLLLIANDILGRIVSQIRNYDVGMKNAFKNSIMFNNSGNIGLSLIILIFSSAPFVVEGKTPYLDEAITAQLMILVLQNISSNTIGFFNAGRATMTVKDSLLRVFAMPSIYAIPIVFILKHFEFDMIQTALWPALVYLKNGLVPISLLTLGAQLAKTTFDFKSVDVHLSVFTRLIIGPILAGFFIYIMGFHGVVAQTIFIAYSVPTAVNTALIAVECESCQDFASQAVMVSTIFSAVTLTLAIYLARIIFPF; encoded by the coding sequence ATGCAGAAAGGATTTTATATGCCTATTTTTTTTCATATACTGAATCACAATATTACACCGATATTTATATTAATTACCTTAGGTTTTATTTTAAGTAAAAAATTCACTTTAGATATCCCAAGTCTTAGTAAATTGCTATTTTATTTATTAGTACCGTCTTTTATATTTGTTAATCTTTACGAAGCAATTCTTAAAATAGAAATGCTTAAAATCTTCTTTTGCGGAGTATTATTGTTGATTGCCAATGATATTCTAGGACGAATCGTTTCACAAATTCGCAACTACGATGTAGGTATGAAAAATGCCTTTAAAAATTCAATAATGTTTAACAATTCAGGGAATATCGGATTATCTTTAATCATACTCATTTTTTCAAGTGCTCCTTTTGTTGTTGAAGGAAAAACTCCTTATCTTGATGAGGCTATTACTGCACAGCTCATGATACTAGTACTACAAAACATCTCAAGTAATACTATCGGATTTTTCAATGCAGGACGAGCTACAATGACTGTTAAGGATTCTCTTTTGAGAGTTTTTGCAATGCCATCCATTTATGCAATACCCATTGTATTCATATTGAAACATTTTGAATTCGATATGATCCAAACTGCTCTCTGGCCTGCCCTCGTATATCTTAAGAACGGGCTCGTTCCAATCTCATTACTAACACTAGGAGCACAACTTGCTAAAACTACGTTTGATTTCAAAAGTGTCGATGTTCATTTATCTGTATTTACACGGCTTATCATTGGTCCGATATTAGCAGGATTCTTTATATACATTATGGGTTTCCATGGCGTTGTAGCGCAAACCATATTTATTGCATATTCCGTTCCAACGGCTGTCAACACAGCGTTAATCGCTGTCGAATGCGAGAGCTGTCAGGATTTTGCCTCTCAAGCTGTCATGGTGTCAACTATTTTTAGTGCTGTGACACTGACATTAGCTATTTACCTAGCTAGAATTATCTTTCCCTTCTAA
- a CDS encoding IS1182 family transposase, whose protein sequence is MDIGEMIPVDDSVRLLSVVLERMDYSKLYAAYSRMGRIEISPRRLFKIVVYGYMNGIYSSRKLEQACRRDVNFMYLLGREKAPNHATIARFRSERLPAVIDDLFSQLVRLLEEAGELSLSSVFIDGTKLEANANRYSFVWKKSTQMNEQKLQARMKSDLPTLAAEFGLRFHVGQKIKAKDLKKLRKRLKALQAERGIVFVHGKGQRKSPLQRALEKVEDCLTRQKQYDDYNHSFGERNSFSKTDRDATFMRMKEDHMKNGQLKPGYNATLAVDAEYIVAAMISQERSDSQTLIPMLETLKGLGYTKPVADAGYESEENYTWCEKNGQFAFIKPRNHDTAKTKKYRTNIGKRENMRYDANTDSYLCHMGRPIRAAYEKKTKSKAGYPIVTTVYTCSECTDCPHKAQCFKGASKTPLEQRSKNLYISKTFLRQREQMQERIQSEEGILLRINRSIQVEGAFGVLKQDMGFRRFLMRGSVKVKIEFLLLCMGYNLNKLHNKTQSSRCGKYLHIPKTA, encoded by the coding sequence ATGGACATTGGAGAGATGATCCCGGTAGATGATTCGGTACGGCTACTCAGCGTGGTGTTAGAAAGGATGGATTATAGCAAACTGTACGCCGCGTACTCTCGGATGGGGAGAATCGAGATTTCACCGAGACGTCTATTTAAAATCGTCGTATATGGATATATGAACGGTATCTATTCGAGCCGCAAGCTCGAACAGGCTTGCCGGCGAGACGTCAACTTCATGTATCTCTTAGGTCGGGAGAAAGCACCCAATCACGCCACCATCGCACGCTTTCGCAGCGAGCGACTGCCAGCGGTTATAGACGATCTGTTCTCCCAGCTTGTACGGCTGTTGGAAGAAGCGGGCGAACTGTCGCTCTCAAGTGTATTCATCGACGGAACCAAGCTGGAGGCCAATGCTAACCGCTACAGCTTTGTCTGGAAGAAATCCACGCAAATGAACGAACAGAAGCTACAGGCAAGGATGAAATCAGATCTGCCGACGCTAGCAGCAGAGTTCGGTCTGCGTTTTCATGTTGGTCAGAAAATTAAGGCCAAGGACCTAAAGAAACTGCGCAAACGGCTAAAAGCCCTGCAAGCCGAACGCGGCATTGTCTTTGTTCACGGCAAAGGGCAACGCAAAAGTCCGCTGCAGCGGGCTCTGGAGAAGGTAGAGGACTGCCTTACCCGGCAGAAGCAGTACGACGACTACAATCACAGCTTTGGGGAACGCAACAGCTTTTCCAAGACGGATAGAGATGCGACGTTCATGCGGATGAAAGAGGATCATATGAAAAATGGTCAGCTTAAACCAGGCTACAACGCTACCCTGGCAGTGGACGCCGAATATATTGTAGCCGCCATGATCAGTCAGGAGCGCAGCGACAGCCAAACATTGATCCCGATGCTGGAGACGCTCAAGGGACTGGGGTATACAAAGCCGGTAGCGGACGCGGGTTACGAGAGTGAGGAGAACTACACTTGGTGCGAGAAAAACGGACAATTCGCGTTTATTAAGCCGCGCAACCATGATACAGCCAAGACGAAGAAATACAGGACGAACATCGGCAAACGGGAAAACATGCGCTACGACGCAAACACCGATAGCTATCTATGCCACATGGGTCGGCCCATCCGGGCAGCATATGAGAAAAAGACCAAGTCTAAAGCCGGTTATCCGATTGTAACAACGGTGTACACCTGCTCGGAATGTACTGACTGTCCGCATAAAGCCCAATGCTTCAAAGGAGCAAGCAAGACGCCGCTTGAGCAGCGGAGCAAAAACCTGTATATCTCCAAAACCTTTTTGCGCCAGCGCGAACAAATGCAGGAGCGGATCCAAAGCGAAGAAGGGATCTTGTTGCGCATCAACCGTTCCATTCAGGTAGAGGGGGCTTTTGGGGTGCTCAAACAGGACATGGGCTTCCGGCGGTTTCTGATGAGGGGCAGCGTCAAGGTGAAGATCGAGTTCTTGTTGTTGTGTATGGGGTATAATCTAAACAAACTCCACAACAAAACCCAAAGCAGCCGCTGTGGAAAGTATCTACATATTCCCAAAACGGCCTGA
- the ltrA gene encoding group II intron reverse transcriptase/maturase, which produces MRDTMKCVESRQLQKEDCLQEIRVELRGNVGVQSISSTSGKGRNDVNEYASRLLEEILAPSNMNLAYKKVKANKGSHGVDGMTVNELLQFLKQNGKQLRQSLLEGKYKPQPVRRVEIPKADGGVRLLGIPTVVDRVIQQSIAQILSPIYEQKFSKTSYGFRPNKSAKDAVLKCKEYIDAGYKWAVDIDLAKYFDTVSHDKLMRLLSETIKDGRVLSLIRKYLQSGVMINGTVEETAVGCPQGGNLSPLLSNVMLNELDKELAQRDLKFCRYADDENIYVKSKKSAERVMASITRFIEEKLKLRVNKEKSAVDRPWKLKFLGFSFYHKKGGTGIRVHPKPVEKFKQKLKEITGRSKSMSMEQRMEKLRQCIIGWVNYFNMADMNKLAKTLDKWLRRRIRMCFWKQWKKIKTKHDNLVKLGIAKHKAWEYANTRKSYWHTANSPILSRALTNEYLKKIGFISISERYSLGH; this is translated from the coding sequence TTGAGAGACACGATGAAATGCGTTGAAAGCAGACAACTTCAAAAAGAAGACTGCCTACAGGAGATAAGAGTGGAACTTAGAGGTAATGTAGGAGTGCAGAGTATTTCATCCACGTCAGGAAAAGGAAGAAACGATGTAAATGAATATGCCAGTAGACTGCTAGAGGAAATCCTTGCCCCAAGTAATATGAATTTAGCATATAAAAAGGTGAAGGCAAATAAAGGGAGTCATGGAGTTGATGGAATGACAGTAAATGAACTATTACAATTCCTAAAACAAAATGGCAAGCAGCTCAGACAGTCTCTGCTGGAAGGAAAATATAAACCACAACCTGTCAGAAGGGTAGAAATACCAAAAGCAGATGGTGGAGTAAGATTGCTAGGAATACCTACTGTAGTAGATAGAGTAATTCAACAATCCATAGCTCAAATACTAAGCCCTATATATGAGCAAAAATTCTCGAAAACCAGCTACGGATTCAGACCTAACAAAAGTGCAAAAGATGCAGTATTAAAATGTAAGGAATACATCGATGCAGGTTATAAATGGGCTGTAGACATTGACCTTGCCAAGTATTTCGATACCGTAAGTCATGACAAACTAATGCGCCTGCTATCGGAGACCATTAAAGATGGTCGCGTATTATCGCTGATACGAAAATATTTACAATCAGGAGTCATGATAAATGGAACGGTAGAAGAAACAGCAGTCGGTTGCCCTCAAGGGGGCAACTTGTCTCCACTTTTGAGCAACGTTATGTTAAATGAGTTGGATAAAGAGCTTGCCCAGAGGGACTTAAAGTTTTGTCGTTATGCGGATGATGAGAACATATATGTCAAAAGCAAAAAGTCAGCAGAGCGAGTTATGGCAAGTATTACACGATTTATTGAAGAAAAGCTAAAGCTTAGAGTCAATAAAGAAAAGAGTGCAGTAGATAGACCATGGAAACTGAAATTTTTAGGATTCTCGTTCTACCACAAAAAAGGTGGAACTGGAATTCGGGTGCATCCAAAACCTGTTGAGAAGTTTAAGCAAAAGCTTAAAGAGATAACAGGGAGAAGCAAGAGTATGAGTATGGAGCAAAGAATGGAGAAGCTCAGACAGTGCATAATCGGCTGGGTGAACTACTTTAATATGGCAGATATGAATAAACTTGCGAAAACGTTGGATAAGTGGCTCAGAAGAAGGATTAGGATGTGCTTCTGGAAGCAATGGAAGAAAATCAAGACCAAGCATGATAATCTTGTGAAGTTGGGTATTGCCAAGCACAAAGCATGGGAATATGCCAATACAAGAAAGAGCTACTGGCATACAGCCAATAGCCCAATTCTTTCAAGAGCACTAACCAACGAATATCTAAAGAAAATAGGTTTCATATCAATCAGTGAAAGATATTCATTAGGACATTAA
- a CDS encoding cyclase family protein — protein MKVTDLTHIIHSDMPVFPGTEQPIFEKANTLENDGFQEAKITMYSHTGTHIDAPAHMLSNGSYLDNLNIEHFIGNATILDFSDGKMKLIDVDSLKSYEEKIKNVEFIIIKTGWSKYWGDKKYYEDFPSLSEESAKWLSEFNLKGIGIDAISVDDIESTTFAVHKILMMKNIIIIENLTNLDFISEEYFVLSIMPLKHKNADGSPVRAISIENI, from the coding sequence ATGAAAGTAACTGATTTAACACATATTATTCATTCGGATATGCCAGTTTTTCCAGGAACTGAACAGCCAATTTTTGAAAAAGCAAATACATTGGAAAATGATGGTTTCCAAGAGGCGAAAATAACTATGTACTCACATACAGGTACACATATAGATGCACCTGCACATATGTTGAGTAATGGATCTTATTTAGATAACTTAAATATAGAACATTTTATTGGAAATGCTACTATTCTCGATTTTTCAGATGGAAAGATGAAATTAATAGATGTTGATAGTTTAAAGTCCTATGAGGAAAAAATAAAAAATGTTGAGTTCATTATAATAAAAACAGGATGGAGTAAATATTGGGGTGATAAAAAGTATTATGAAGACTTTCCTTCTTTGAGTGAAGAATCGGCCAAATGGTTGTCAGAATTTAATTTAAAGGGCATTGGCATTGATGCAATTTCAGTTGATGATATAGAATCAACCACGTTTGCAGTTCATAAAATATTAATGATGAAGAACATCATAATTATTGAGAATCTAACAAATTTAGATTTCATTAGCGAGGAATATTTTGTTTTAAGTATTATGCCACTGAAACATAAAAACGCTGATGGTTCACCAGTACGGGCTATTTCCATAGAAAATATATAG
- a CDS encoding trans-sulfuration enzyme family protein, which produces MESKIPETSIKCEARRAFLALCSPKTRRLHDPVSDPYVVCGHPNPSGLGDADCFSQMGSWGQSSVLFSKLETYRTADECGRAPYGGAEYGIPQTPEADAVCRKIAALHKGYGAVICPSGLSAFATTLDAFSPKAVLIPDNVYGPMLRFLNRRRIQQIRYPAGASADEFRSVLLKARSEYSQHEDLIVYIEAPGSGTFEIPDIDGMIAIAQNAKLRTIMDNTWASHVRFQPLEYGIDIVVQATTKYEGGYGDTPSGIVIARRPQDLQIIADELRATGNGAVAPTTCSRLYHRIDSTEERLNQHAETAQRLIEWFLKQPFVTNILSPTLETSPYHERFQHYFGKGNGLFSVVFRKDLPAEHVEAFIDALNLFWVAESWGGHLSLVLPVHAKREVTPLPDGYILRFHAGLEDYQDLLRDLNQAARCLKVIK; this is translated from the coding sequence GTGGAGAGCAAAATACCAGAAACTTCAATTAAATGCGAAGCAAGACGTGCGTTTCTCGCGCTCTGTTCGCCTAAAACACGACGTTTACATGATCCTGTTTCCGACCCCTATGTGGTTTGTGGACATCCAAATCCATCTGGTCTTGGAGATGCAGACTGCTTTTCGCAAATGGGTTCTTGGGGGCAAAGTTCAGTTTTGTTTTCTAAGCTTGAGACCTACCGTACAGCTGATGAATGCGGCAGAGCACCTTATGGCGGAGCGGAATATGGCATTCCGCAGACACCAGAAGCCGACGCTGTATGTAGAAAAATTGCGGCATTGCATAAAGGTTATGGTGCCGTCATCTGTCCATCGGGATTATCCGCGTTTGCAACAACTTTAGACGCGTTTTCACCGAAAGCAGTTCTTATCCCTGATAATGTATATGGACCAATGCTTCGGTTTCTAAACCGGCGACGCATACAACAAATCCGTTATCCAGCAGGTGCTTCGGCAGATGAATTTCGCTCGGTTCTATTAAAAGCGCGTAGCGAATATTCTCAACATGAAGACTTGATTGTCTATATCGAGGCTCCAGGCAGCGGTACTTTTGAAATCCCCGATATCGATGGTATGATAGCTATAGCACAAAATGCCAAGTTACGTACTATTATGGACAACACGTGGGCAAGCCACGTTCGTTTTCAACCTCTTGAATACGGCATTGATATTGTTGTGCAAGCGACGACAAAATACGAAGGCGGATATGGAGATACGCCATCGGGGATTGTTATCGCCAGGCGCCCACAAGATCTGCAGATCATCGCCGACGAATTGCGCGCAACCGGTAACGGCGCAGTCGCACCAACGACTTGCTCGCGACTTTATCACAGAATTGATTCGACCGAAGAACGTCTCAATCAACACGCCGAAACCGCTCAACGGCTGATCGAATGGTTTTTGAAACAGCCTTTTGTCACCAACATCCTTTCGCCGACTTTGGAAACCTCACCTTATCATGAACGTTTCCAGCACTATTTCGGCAAAGGAAATGGTCTTTTTAGCGTCGTTTTCCGAAAGGACCTGCCGGCAGAGCATGTCGAGGCTTTTATCGATGCATTAAACCTGTTCTGGGTTGCTGAAAGCTGGGGCGGGCATCTGTCGCTTGTATTGCCGGTGCATGCCAAGCGCGAAGTTACACCCTTGCCTGATGGGTATATTTTACGCTTCCATGCCGGACTCGAAGACTACCAGGATCTTTTACGTGATCTCAACCAAGCGGCAAGATGTTTAAAAGTAATTAAGTAG
- a CDS encoding 3D domain-containing protein — protein sequence MRLKLTIGTIIIALLLGVSINYKTIIDQKQADEARIAQITSEAQMNQQKVEDMQKDIAILRRELALQRDVYPTSRGGHRVARYIDGAQVTWYNDMGKTASGTVATSGRTVAVDPDVVPLGSEVEIVMPDGRVFRRIAEDTGGAVKGKVFDVHIDASDEELYELGRTHGVRVFVLDR from the coding sequence ATGAGACTAAAATTGACTATCGGCACGATTATAATAGCCTTACTACTTGGCGTTAGCATCAACTACAAAACAATCATTGATCAAAAGCAAGCAGATGAAGCACGAATAGCACAAATAACGTCTGAGGCTCAAATGAACCAGCAAAAGGTTGAGGACATGCAAAAAGACATAGCAATTCTAAGGCGTGAGCTGGCACTCCAGCGTGATGTCTACCCAACAAGCCGTGGTGGACACCGAGTGGCTCGCTACATAGATGGTGCACAGGTGACTTGGTACAACGATATGGGTAAAACAGCATCAGGCACAGTAGCTACCTCGGGCAGGACTGTAGCCGTTGACCCGGACGTAGTTCCACTAGGTTCAGAGGTTGAGATTGTTATGCCTGACGGCAGAGTTTTCCGACGTATCGCAGAAGATACCGGGGGAGCGGTTAAAGGTAAAGTGTTTGACGTTCATATAGACGCTTCAGACGAAGAACTATATGAGCTAGGGCGTACCCATGGGGTGAGAGTATTTGTTCTTGATAGGTAG
- a CDS encoding ImmA/IrrE family metallo-endopeptidase — protein MKKYNTRNPFELADFLNITVIFYPIKSGVRGFYDKVFRHKFIIINSSLPEHIQRQVCAHELGHALLHKGWGYYFMIEEHTFFSPGCFEREANEFTWQLLFNEEACRVEYDLGRYVREEGIVELVGYRKKHTALLH, from the coding sequence ATGAAGAAATATAATACTAGAAATCCATTCGAATTAGCTGATTTTCTAAACATTACGGTTATATTCTATCCTATAAAGTCCGGCGTACGAGGCTTTTATGATAAAGTTTTTAGACATAAATTTATTATAATCAATAGCTCTCTACCTGAACATATACAGAGACAAGTTTGCGCTCATGAATTAGGACATGCCTTACTCCACAAAGGTTGGGGCTATTACTTTATGATTGAGGAGCATACCTTCTTCTCCCCTGGCTGCTTTGAACGTGAAGCAAATGAATTTACTTGGCAGCTGTTGTTTAATGAAGAGGCTTGTCGGGTTGAATATGATCTTGGCAGGTATGTGAGGGAGGAAGGGATTGTGGAGCTGGTTGGGTATAGGAAAAAACACACAGCACTACTCCACTAA
- a CDS encoding DUF2292 domain-containing protein, protein MTLSNELIQQIKKAQHQLDSLKFGNVDFIIQNGEVTRVDIRQSIRLEKKE, encoded by the coding sequence ATGACACTAAGCAATGAACTTATACAGCAGATTAAGAAAGCACAGCACCAGCTAGATTCCCTCAAGTTTGGGAATGTAGATTTTATCATACAAAACGGTGAAGTCACCCGAGTCGATATACGGCAGAGTATTCGTCTGGAGAAAAAAGAATAA
- a CDS encoding aspartyl-phosphate phosphatase Spo0E family protein — protein sequence MSDLKRLEEMIEQLRTELHGVSMGRLLTDPQVIKASEKLDALLVEYQKLLRDKGRK from the coding sequence ATGTCTGATTTAAAACGTCTTGAGGAAATGATTGAACAGCTACGAACTGAATTGCATGGCGTATCTATGGGAAGGTTGTTAACCGATCCACAAGTTATTAAGGCTAGCGAAAAACTAGATGCTTTGTTAGTGGAATATCAGAAATTATTGAGAGATAAAGGCAGAAAATAA
- a CDS encoding DNA repair protein, giving the protein MLVRADFQKYLRFSRLARESYADYSDKIEPYGIDEYWIDVSGTEKIFGTGQDIANQIRQRLRDKLALLDRLAYPILKFLRSLVVT; this is encoded by the coding sequence GTGTTAGTACGAGCAGATTTTCAAAAGTATTTACGGTTTTCTCGGTTAGCGCGAGAGAGTTATGCGGATTATAGTGACAAAATTGAGCCTTATGGAATTGATGAATATTGGATTGATGTTTCCGGAACAGAGAAAATATTTGGAACTGGTCAAGATATTGCAAATCAAATCAGGCAACGCTTGCGGGATAAACTAGCCTTACTGGATCGGTTGGCGTATCCTATACTAAAATTTTTGCGAAGCTTGGTAGTGACATGA
- a CDS encoding tyrosine-type recombinase/integrase, which produces MERVTLSKLILQVRDTMNYLRYPENHIKRNMRIWEKFQQYSQKHSQECFSEELGERYLKETYNYPYPHTGRMPDSIQRGVRAIRMLGDYQQHGHIRRSSRRPAPLYPTEFNEMMEQYGKRLLESGLSVATVKNRNAHTGHFLAFIHIKKKLSLLEVDAQLISNYVTSLTGYANSTMGGMLSNLRGFLEFLFETGRIKINLSLNVPPVKRDFSYRLPSTWKEEEVRTLLAAVDRGSPIGKRDYAIMLLITRLGLRRSDAENLKLNQIDWEKSCVEFVQIKTKRPLLLPMPEDVGEAIIDYLRYGRPQTNAETLFVQHVPPYYGSICAGNIMAKYITLSGVNIENKRHGLHTLRHTLASRLLEQHVSVHLISDILGHANIYATNDYLHLNLEQLKQCAIEVGEVSPP; this is translated from the coding sequence ATGGAAAGAGTTACATTGAGCAAGTTGATTTTGCAAGTGCGAGACACCATGAATTATCTACGTTACCCTGAGAATCATATCAAGCGAAATATGCGAATATGGGAGAAATTTCAGCAATACTCTCAAAAACACTCACAGGAGTGTTTTTCGGAAGAATTGGGAGAGCGGTACTTAAAAGAAACCTACAATTACCCGTATCCTCACACCGGCAGGATGCCTGATTCCATTCAAAGAGGAGTCCGAGCGATCCGAATGCTGGGCGACTATCAACAACATGGACACATTAGGCGTTCCAGCAGGAGACCAGCTCCTTTATATCCTACGGAGTTCAACGAAATGATGGAGCAGTATGGGAAACGTTTACTGGAAAGTGGACTTTCAGTTGCTACTGTCAAGAATCGTAATGCCCATACCGGACACTTTTTAGCTTTTATTCACATAAAGAAGAAATTGTCTCTATTAGAGGTAGATGCACAGTTAATTAGCAATTATGTCACCTCATTGACTGGATATGCCAATTCGACGATGGGCGGCATGCTTTCAAATTTGAGAGGTTTCTTAGAATTTCTTTTTGAAACCGGCAGAATCAAGATAAATTTGTCCTTAAATGTCCCTCCGGTGAAGCGGGACTTCTCTTATCGACTTCCTTCAACATGGAAAGAAGAAGAAGTTAGAACTCTGCTTGCTGCCGTGGATCGTGGAAGTCCCATAGGCAAGCGGGATTACGCAATCATGTTACTGATTACTCGCCTTGGTCTGCGAAGATCTGATGCTGAAAATCTCAAGCTGAATCAAATTGACTGGGAAAAATCCTGTGTAGAGTTTGTACAAATCAAAACGAAACGCCCTCTTCTACTGCCGATGCCGGAAGATGTGGGTGAAGCAATTATTGACTATCTCCGGTATGGAAGACCTCAAACTAATGCCGAGACCCTGTTCGTTCAACATGTTCCGCCTTATTATGGCTCCATTTGTGCCGGAAACATCATGGCCAAGTATATTACCCTCTCCGGTGTCAATATCGAAAACAAGAGGCATGGGCTTCATACATTGCGACATACTCTGGCTAGTCGTCTTTTGGAACAGCATGTCTCCGTGCACCTTATTTCGGATATTTTGGGACACGCCAACATCTACGCCACCAACGACTATCTCCATCTGAATTTGGAGCAATTGAAACAATGCGCGATTGAAGTTGGAGAGGTATCCCCCCCATGA